The following are encoded in a window of Stigmatella erecta genomic DNA:
- a CDS encoding small ribosomal subunit Rsm22 family protein: MSEAYSRDLERWIPRLIAVWRQARRKGDGPETRLTPQEVKEVGAGVKQLSLGLTRERQLAGAKYMDDPRLLGAYLLFYWPVSYAQARQALGELPNRPRQVLDLGSGPGPLAFAAMDAGAKEVTAADRSKPALALARALATEAGEALATREWDPTRKAPLPEGAYDLITMGHVLNELYGTGDGAIAPRAALLEQVLAQVKKGGSLLVLEPALRETSRALLKVRDVLVGKGYAVRAPCLFRGNCPALVKESDWCHAERPWPMPRVVEELARAAGLHKESLKMSYLMLAPAGEPWPEPTPGRLFRIVSESLEGKGRQRYIGCGPEGRLGLALQEKHRTEKNERFFKLQRGDVLSVTETEPKGDGLALDDRTEVRVVAPAGKGVPPPPAKDTP; the protein is encoded by the coding sequence ATGAGCGAGGCGTATAGCAGGGATCTGGAGCGCTGGATTCCGCGGCTCATCGCCGTCTGGCGGCAGGCCCGGCGCAAGGGGGATGGGCCCGAGACGCGTCTCACCCCTCAAGAAGTGAAAGAGGTGGGGGCCGGGGTGAAGCAGCTGTCGCTCGGGCTCACCCGGGAGCGGCAGCTCGCGGGGGCCAAGTACATGGACGACCCGCGGCTCCTGGGCGCCTACCTGCTCTTCTACTGGCCCGTCTCCTACGCCCAGGCGCGCCAGGCGCTCGGGGAGCTGCCCAACCGCCCCCGGCAGGTGCTGGACCTGGGCAGCGGCCCGGGCCCCCTGGCCTTCGCCGCCATGGACGCGGGCGCCAAGGAGGTGACGGCGGCGGACCGGAGCAAGCCCGCCCTGGCCCTGGCGCGCGCGCTGGCCACGGAGGCCGGGGAGGCGCTCGCCACGCGGGAGTGGGATCCGACGCGCAAGGCCCCCCTGCCCGAGGGCGCGTACGATCTCATCACCATGGGCCACGTGCTCAACGAGCTGTACGGGACGGGGGATGGCGCCATTGCCCCCCGGGCCGCTCTGCTGGAGCAGGTGCTGGCGCAGGTGAAGAAGGGCGGCAGCCTGCTGGTGCTGGAGCCCGCGCTGCGGGAGACCTCCCGCGCCCTGCTGAAGGTCCGCGACGTGCTGGTGGGCAAGGGCTACGCGGTGCGGGCCCCGTGCCTCTTCCGGGGCAACTGCCCGGCGCTGGTGAAGGAGAGCGACTGGTGCCACGCGGAGCGGCCCTGGCCCATGCCCCGCGTGGTGGAGGAGTTGGCGCGGGCGGCGGGGCTGCACAAGGAGTCCCTGAAGATGAGCTACCTGATGCTGGCGCCCGCGGGCGAGCCCTGGCCGGAGCCCACGCCCGGCAGGCTCTTCCGCATCGTCTCCGAGTCCCTGGAGGGCAAGGGGCGCCAGCGCTACATCGGCTGCGGCCCCGAGGGGCGCCTGGGGCTGGCGCTCCAGGAGAAGCACCGCACGGAGAAGAACGAGCGCTTCTTCAAGCTCCAGCGCGGGGACGTCCTCTCGGTGACGGAGACCGAGCCCAAGGGCGACGGGCTCGCGCTGGATGACCGCACGGAAGTGCGGGTGGTGGCCCCCGCCGGCAAGGGCGTCCCGCCGCCACCGGCCAAAGACACGCCCTGA
- a CDS encoding ABC transporter ATP-binding protein, whose product MISVRGLRKHYKVHKRPPGLKAAFRSLVHREYTAVKAVDGISFDIRPGERVGFLGPNGAGKTTTLKVLSGLLHPSEGEVSVDGHVPRHREAAFLKKIMLVMGQKQQLLWDLPPSETFELNRAIYDVPPAQFKQTLDELVGLLELEDLIHKPTRQLSLGERMKCELAAALIHRPQVLFLDEPTIGLDVSMQATMRAFIKSYNERYGATLILTSHYMDDVAALCPRVIVIDKGLLSYDGGLDALVQRVRPEKRVMFRLAQPVEAARLEGLGRVVSHEPTSAVLQVPPEAVSATISRALAGLPVTDLTVENAPLEEVMSELFTENKVRRAAGRVGT is encoded by the coding sequence ATGATCTCCGTTCGCGGCTTGCGCAAGCATTACAAGGTCCACAAGCGCCCGCCTGGCCTCAAGGCAGCCTTCCGCTCGCTCGTCCACCGGGAGTACACCGCCGTGAAGGCCGTCGATGGCATCTCCTTCGACATCCGGCCCGGGGAGCGGGTGGGGTTCCTGGGACCCAACGGCGCCGGCAAGACGACGACGCTCAAGGTGCTCTCCGGACTGCTCCACCCCTCCGAGGGGGAGGTGTCGGTGGATGGCCATGTGCCCCGCCACCGGGAGGCCGCGTTTCTCAAGAAAATCATGCTCGTCATGGGGCAGAAGCAGCAGCTCCTGTGGGACTTGCCGCCTTCGGAGACGTTCGAACTCAACCGGGCCATCTACGACGTGCCGCCCGCGCAGTTCAAGCAGACGCTGGATGAGCTGGTGGGCCTGCTGGAGCTGGAGGACCTCATCCACAAGCCCACCCGGCAGCTGTCCCTGGGCGAGCGGATGAAGTGCGAGCTGGCCGCGGCCCTCATCCACCGGCCGCAGGTGCTCTTCCTGGACGAGCCCACCATCGGTCTGGACGTGTCGATGCAGGCCACCATGCGCGCCTTCATCAAGTCCTACAACGAGCGGTACGGCGCCACGCTCATCCTCACCAGCCACTACATGGACGATGTGGCGGCGCTGTGCCCGCGCGTCATCGTCATCGACAAGGGGCTGCTCTCGTATGACGGGGGGCTGGACGCGCTGGTGCAGCGGGTGCGGCCGGAGAAGCGGGTGATGTTCCGGCTGGCCCAGCCCGTGGAGGCCGCGCGCCTGGAGGGGCTGGGGCGGGTGGTGTCGCACGAGCCCACCTCGGCGGTGCTCCAGGTGCCCCCGGAGGCCGTGAGCGCCACCATCAGCCGGGCGCTCGCGGGCTTGCCGGTGACGGACCTGACGGTGGAGAACGCGCCGCTCGAGGAAGTGATGAGCGAGCTGTTCACCGAGAACAAGGTGCGCAGGGCCGCGGGCCGGGTGGGGACATGA
- a CDS encoding ABC transporter permease: MIRRYLRLLGVQLRSSSLLILQYRGDFVLEGLVSLFWTVTALAPLFVVYRGREAVAGWSFGEALLVVGWFTLLQGVLEGAITPSLNGVVDHIRKGTLDFVLLKPADAQFLVSTTRFLPWRATNVLSGVALFVYAFHLLGRAPSIPGLFISLVLLGSSTLLLYSLWILTVSAAFFVVRVDNLTYFFQSIFDAARWPSSVFKGTLSFVFTFIIPLALMTTFPAEAMLGRLPLHSLAAAVGGSWVFAYVARQVWLRSIGHYTSASS; this comes from the coding sequence ATGATTCGCCGCTACCTGCGCCTGCTGGGCGTCCAGCTGCGCTCCTCCAGCCTGCTCATCCTCCAGTACCGGGGGGACTTCGTGCTCGAGGGGCTCGTGTCCCTGTTCTGGACGGTCACCGCGCTGGCGCCCCTGTTCGTGGTGTACCGGGGCCGCGAGGCCGTCGCGGGCTGGAGCTTCGGCGAGGCGCTGCTCGTGGTGGGCTGGTTCACGCTGCTCCAGGGCGTGCTGGAGGGGGCCATCACCCCTAGCCTCAACGGCGTGGTGGACCACATCCGCAAGGGGACGCTCGACTTCGTGCTGCTCAAGCCCGCGGACGCGCAGTTCCTGGTGTCCACCACGCGCTTCCTGCCGTGGCGCGCCACCAACGTCCTGTCGGGCGTGGCGCTCTTCGTCTACGCCTTCCACCTGCTGGGCCGGGCCCCCTCCATCCCGGGGCTCTTCATCTCCCTGGTGCTGCTGGGCTCCAGCACGCTCCTGCTCTACTCGCTGTGGATTCTCACGGTGAGCGCCGCCTTCTTCGTGGTGCGGGTGGACAACCTCACCTACTTCTTCCAGTCCATCTTCGACGCGGCGCGTTGGCCCTCCTCCGTGTTCAAGGGGACGCTGTCGTTCGTCTTTACCTTCATCATTCCGCTGGCATTGATGACCACCTTCCCCGCGGAGGCGATGCTGGGGCGTCTGCCCCTGCACTCCCTGGCGGCGGCCGTGGGCGGCTCGTGGGTGTTCGCCTATGTCGCGCGCCAGGTGTGGTTGCGCTCCATCGGGCACTACACGTCCGCCAGCAGTTGA
- a CDS encoding ABC transporter permease has translation MSLRNAARAFPTMLRIGFSEALAYRAELLIWVVSTTMPLIMMALWTAVAREAPVGRYGTEGFIGYFLATFVVRQLTGSWAAWQINFETRQGTLAMRLLRPISPLWAYAAENLGAMPMRLLVAVPVALLSVFAIGREAVPQTAWGWPLLAVAIFGGWLITFLANVAIGTMVFYMESSQKLMDVYLVLFFVFSGYMYPVELFPPALRAVVDWLPFRYQIGFPVEVMTGAHGLPETLGLLGRQWLWILVLAVFSFSLWRRGVRRFAAYGG, from the coding sequence ATGAGCCTGCGAAACGCCGCCCGGGCCTTTCCCACGATGCTGCGCATCGGCTTCTCCGAGGCGCTGGCCTACCGGGCCGAGCTGCTCATCTGGGTGGTGTCCACCACCATGCCCCTCATCATGATGGCGCTGTGGACGGCGGTGGCCCGGGAGGCGCCCGTGGGGCGCTACGGCACGGAGGGCTTCATCGGCTACTTCCTGGCCACCTTCGTGGTGCGCCAGCTCACCGGCTCCTGGGCCGCCTGGCAGATCAACTTCGAGACCCGGCAGGGCACGCTGGCCATGCGGCTGTTGCGCCCCATCTCGCCCCTGTGGGCCTATGCGGCCGAGAACCTGGGCGCCATGCCCATGCGGTTGCTGGTGGCGGTGCCGGTGGCGCTGCTGTCGGTGTTCGCCATCGGGCGCGAGGCGGTGCCCCAGACGGCCTGGGGCTGGCCCCTGCTCGCGGTGGCCATCTTCGGCGGGTGGCTCATCACCTTCCTGGCCAACGTGGCGATTGGGACGATGGTGTTCTACATGGAGAGCAGCCAGAAGCTGATGGACGTGTACCTGGTGCTCTTCTTCGTCTTCTCTGGCTACATGTACCCCGTGGAGCTGTTTCCCCCCGCGCTGCGCGCCGTGGTGGACTGGCTGCCGTTCCGCTACCAGATCGGCTTTCCCGTGGAGGTGATGACGGGGGCGCACGGGCTGCCGGAGACGCTGGGGCTCCTGGGCCGGCAGTGGCTGTGGATCCTCGTGCTGGCCGTCTTCTCCTTCTCGCTGTGGCGGCGGGGCGTGCGGCGCTTCGCGGCGTACGGAGGCTAG
- a CDS encoding tail fiber domain-containing protein, giving the protein MSTGLALDGEAIRVVYGDGPGTAVEGNDPRLNAIRNGTEPQDASFAVAGTGTVTGRLTAGTEVFLEAKTPTASLTPLLRVRNTTGGDSEPAWDGIPLFTVDSAGGLLAHGEMDFGTIPFSGKGYRMMWYPGKAAFRAGYAETQWDDANIGDFSWAGGNLTVASAYGAFAHGDLCEATGTVSVCLGSANKATGTASIATGASTTASGFGSVSMGYTNVASGQGAVALGYRTTANADYSTALGYRVSSGGFTGSFIWGDQSTTGTTSATNSASNQFMVRAAGGVRLRTQSNLSTGCDLPAGSGVFSCTSDRDTKEDFRRVNAEEVLAKVAGMTVESWRYKTEAAGVRHVGPVAQDFRAAFGLGMDDKSIGMLDIDGVNMVAIQALERRTQELNAKSAEVDALKSQVTDLQRSVERLEAAMTALSARAER; this is encoded by the coding sequence GTGAGCACGGGCCTGGCGCTGGACGGCGAGGCGATCCGTGTCGTCTACGGCGACGGTCCGGGCACGGCCGTGGAGGGGAATGATCCCAGGCTCAACGCCATCCGGAATGGGACGGAGCCGCAGGACGCATCGTTCGCGGTGGCGGGGACGGGCACGGTGACGGGCCGGCTGACCGCGGGCACCGAGGTGTTTCTCGAGGCGAAGACCCCAACGGCCTCATTGACGCCGCTGCTGCGCGTCCGAAACACCACGGGGGGGGACTCCGAACCGGCTTGGGACGGGATCCCGCTCTTCACGGTGGATTCGGCGGGCGGCCTGCTGGCGCACGGAGAGATGGACTTCGGAACCATCCCCTTCTCGGGAAAGGGGTACCGGATGATGTGGTACCCCGGCAAGGCCGCCTTCCGCGCGGGCTACGCCGAGACGCAATGGGATGATGCCAACATCGGCGATTTCTCCTGGGCGGGAGGGAACCTGACGGTGGCCAGCGCGTACGGCGCTTTCGCGCACGGTGACCTGTGCGAGGCCACCGGCACGGTCTCGGTTTGCCTGGGCTCCGCCAACAAGGCCACCGGGACGGCGTCGATCGCCACGGGCGCCTCGACCACCGCGAGTGGTTTCGGCTCCGTGTCGATGGGCTACACCAACGTGGCCAGCGGGCAGGGGGCCGTGGCGCTGGGGTATCGCACCACGGCGAACGCGGATTACTCCACGGCGTTGGGCTACCGGGTGAGCTCGGGGGGCTTCACCGGTTCGTTCATCTGGGGGGACCAATCCACGACCGGGACCACCTCCGCGACGAACTCCGCCTCCAACCAGTTCATGGTGCGTGCGGCGGGTGGGGTGCGGCTGCGCACCCAGAGCAATCTGAGCACGGGGTGCGACCTGCCCGCGGGCTCCGGCGTTTTCTCGTGTACCTCGGACCGCGACACCAAGGAGGACTTCCGCCGGGTGAATGCGGAGGAGGTGCTGGCGAAGGTGGCCGGGATGACGGTGGAGAGTTGGCGCTACAAGACCGAGGCAGCGGGCGTGCGGCACGTGGGCCCGGTGGCCCAGGACTTTCGCGCGGCCTTCGGTCTGGGCATGGATGACAAGAGCATCGGCATGCTCGACATCGACGGCGTGAACATGGTGGCCATCCAGGCGCTGGAGCGCCGCACTCAGGAGTTGAACGCGAAGAGCGCGGAGGTGGATGCGCTCAAGTCGCAGGTGACGGACCTCCAGCGCAGCGTCGAGCGGCTGGAGGCCGCCATGACCGCGCTGAGCGCGAGAGCGGAGAGGTAG